Proteins encoded together in one Bombus affinis isolate iyBomAffi1 chromosome 2, iyBomAffi1.2, whole genome shotgun sequence window:
- the LOC126928679 gene encoding differentially expressed in FDCP 8 homolog isoform X2, with product MVDIKNNINKSYDSNHESTTRINSSDTVPSTPSSSSDYMTGEADDSSDSKAAIPFSLKSVETVLSLSKATSEEYLKDMIEKCKQMVLESAECSDERKWLVRRLIELRLRVQELRETSEENLLETEVILGHHLVPQKYYITTSGPVYCDHCSGAIWTMLQSWYMCSDCKFCCHWKCLNNICRVCVHVVASEAGGYTYTKDICPEQGLSSQKYRCAECKVRITFKSAWIEPRLCDYSGLYYCQRCHWNTAMVIPARVIRNWDMEPRFVSRAAAQLLTLLEERSVLLLEELNPKLFTLVPDLSVVKRMREEMQMMKRYLVLCPEANKQGLPWKIGIRTHMIENSGNYSIKDLVDLNNGVLLEEIRTVYDTMHTHITEQCELCKARGHLCELCGNDEIIYPWNASSITCRQCSAVHHRACWSKQNHCCSRCTRLQKRRALQDKQTLDTDDITENGLNANESLSDTT from the exons ATGGtagatataaaaaataatataaataaatcataCGACTCTAATCATGAATCAACAACCAGAATTAACAGTTCTGATACTGTGCCATCAACACCTTCTTCGTCATCTGATTATATGACGGGAGAAGCAGATGATAGTTCAGATAGTAAAGCTGCTATACCTTTTAGTTTAAAATCAGTGGAAACTGTACTTTCATTATCTAAG GCTACTTCTGAAGAATATCTTAAAGATATGATAGAAAAGTGTAAGCAAATGGTCTTAGAAAGTGCAGAATGTTCTGATGAACGAAAATGGCTTGTTAGACGATTAATTGAATTACGCTTAAGAGTACAAGAATTAAGAGAGACATCAGAAGAAAATTTGCTTGAAACAGAAGTCATTTTAGGACATCATTTAGTAccacaaaaatattatataactactTCTGGGCCTGTATATTGTGATCATTGCAGTGGAGCTATTTGGACCATGCTTCAATCATGGTATATGTGTAGTG ATTGCAAATTTTGTTGCCATTGGAAATGTCTAAATAATATATGTAGAGTGTGTGTTCATGTAGTTGCTAGTGAAGCTGGTGGTTATACTTACACAAAAGATATTTGTCCTGAACAGGGTTTATCAAGTCAGAAATACAGATGTGCCGAATGCAAAGTTCGAATAACATTTA AATCAGCATGGATTGAACCCCGTCTTTGTGACTATAGTGGATTGTATTATTGCCAAAGATGTCATTGGAATACTGCAATGGTAATTCCTGCAAGAGTGATTAGAAATTGGGACATGGAACCAAGATTTGTTTCCCGTGCCGCTGCACAGCTTTTAACACTTTTAGAAGAACGTTCTGTTCTGTTACTTGAAGAATTAAATCCAAAATTATTTACTTTAGTTCCAGATCTCTCTGTAGTGAAG agGATGCGGGAGGAAATGCAGATGATGAAGCGTTACTTAGTTTTGTGTCCAGAAGCTAATAAACAAGGATTACCATGGAAAATTGGAATACGCACTCATATGATAGAAAACTCGGGAAATTATTCGATTAAAGATCTCGTTGATCTTAATAATGGAGTACTCTTAGAAGAAATTCGTACTGTGTATGACACTATGCACACTCACATCACAGAACAGTGTGAATTATGCAAAGCGAG AGGTCATTTATGCGAATTGTGTGGTAATGATGAAATTATATACCCATGGAATGCAAGTTCTATCACTTGTCGTCAGTGCTCGGCTGTTCATCATCGTGCATGTTGGTCGAAACAAAATCACTGTTGTTCACGATGCACAAGGCTTCAAAAGCGACGTGCTTTGCAAGATAAACAAACTCTGGACACAGATGATATTACAGAAAATGGATTGAATGCGAATGAATCGCTAAGTGATACAACATAA
- the LOC126928674 gene encoding titin-like isoform X3, which produces MAISIKFTKFDNTPWGFRLAGGSDFPQPLTVIRVTEGSLAECMGLKVGDVVVRLNDQPISSLTHGQAHEELMRAGNNFVLGVQREEDSLKAVEALSEENIVPYKIPLADLPPVFPEKILKEETVIERHEEITCEVKPGEEEVKPEVEPLPDKPKDANSEIVPNQNLTDDEIAQLILEEEELLTDKGVLGVNFKKLKPRVTALKQSKVIEELQNIATAEPPLVEQLRRTSVFLQKPQRPIPTPRKKQEEQEETEVESYKVVIKKQKKRSVTDRLLEKGLLKPEDASTPEPPTPEATPSATPEPSGCRSDQERELESRPESKAESKAESKPEESETEQQPEETIPCNEGDAEVASVHEEETQQERTTQGSILSEIEKEMANVAAKVDKEKIKELVSTEINLEKQLENVQRQLLALKQLPSEIESHLRIVSEQLQKIMELSGVQNGATDNNEGRREAQEEAEEVKESEERHEEHEELEETEEHDVTEYTEDISYSAYSDEHVQIVRASEEDDEETETQELEGTLSVKSEEGSRVKKFVVSYETKVLKSPSPAPSSHGSFEPDPNLSAKDQVIQELQQRVKQRGRKRSQDLWPQAKQVELTRGRRWRCPNDFFNDEMIAEVLSSQAEVIRGRALGVNFKKYEKTNLPNYDHLMNSSVYKMIHKMEREPKRGIPARPAKVNAAEDIIERVKSPALSIADDRSTRSVSH; this is translated from the exons ATGGCTATCAGcataaaattcacaaaattcGACAACACACCATGGGGATTTCGATTAGCGGGTGGAAGCGATTTCCCACAACCGCTGACTGTGATCAGA GTGACTGAGGGAAGCCTGGCAGAATGTATGGGTTTAAAAGTCGGCGATGTGGTAGTGAGATTAAACGACCAACCCATCAGTAGCTTGACCCACGGTCAGGCACACGAAGAACTAATGCGAGCAGGGAATAATTTTGTTCTGGGTGTACAGAG AGAAGAAGATTCGCTGAAGGCTGTGGAGGCGTTGTCCGAAGAGAACATTGTACCCTATAAGATTCCG CTCGCAGATTTGCCACCTGTTTTCCCAGAGAAAATACTGAAAGAGGAAACTGTGATCGAGCGGCACGAGGAAATAACGTGCGAAGTAAAGCCGGGCGAAGAGGAGGTGAAGCCAGAAGTGGAACCACTGCCGGACAAGCCTAAGGACGCCAACAGCGAGATCGTACCGAATCAGAATCTTACGGACGACGAGATTGCGCAATTGATCCTCGAAGAAGAAGAACTTTTGACCGACAAAGGCGTTTTGGG GGTGAACTTTAAGAAACTCAAGCCCCGCGTCACCGCTCTGAAACAATCGAAGGTGATCGAAGAACTTCAGAATATCGCCACAGCCGAACCACCTTTGGTCGAACAGTTGAGACGTACCTCGGTGTTTCTGCAAAAACCACAAAGACCGATACCAACGCCTCGTAAGAAACAGGAGGAACAAGAAGAGACAGAAGTCGAGTCGTACAAAGTGGTGATAAAGAAGCAGAAAAAGCGGAGCGTGACCGACCGACTGCTAGAGAAGGGTCTGCTGAAACCTGAGGACGCAAGTACTCCGGAACCACCTACTCCCGAG GCGACACCATCGGCCACTCCAGAGCCAAGCGGCTGTAGATCGGATCAAGAACGCGAGCTCGAGTCGCGTCCCGAATCGAAAGCCGAATCGAAAGCCGAATCGAAGCCGGAGGAAAGCGAAACCGAGCAGCAACCGGAAGAAACGATACCGTGCAACGAGGGGGACGCCGAAGTCGCGAGCGTTCACGAGGAGGAAACGCAGCAGGAGCGAACGACACAGGGATCTATTCTGAGCGAGATCGAGAAAGAGATGGCGAACGTGGCAGCGAAGGTCGATAAAGAGAAGATCAAGGAACTTGTCAGTACGGAGATTAACCTGGAGAAACAGCTGGAGAACGTGCAACGACAGTTATTGGCGTTGAAGCAGCTACCGAGCGAGATCGAGAGTCACCTGAGAATCGTGTCGGAGCAACTGCAGAAGATCATGGAGCTGAGCGGTGTACAAAACGGCGCCACTGACAACAACGAGGGGCGACGAG AAGCGCAAGAAGAAGCGGAGGAGGTGAAAGAATCGGAAGAACGGCACGAGGAACACGAGGAACTGGAGGAAACGGAGGAACACGATGTGACCGAGTACACCGAAGATATTTCGTACTCGGCCTATTCCGATGAACACGTGCAAATCGTTCGAGCCAGCGAGGAGGACGACGAAGAGACCGAGACGCAGGAATTGGAAGGAACTCTGTCCGTAAAGAGCGAAGAAGGAAGCAGAGTGAAGAAATTTGTCGTTTCGTACGAGACGAAGGTTTTGAAATCGCCGAGCCCTGCACCTTCTTCTCATG GCAGTTTCGAACCAGATCCGAATCTATCGGCAAAAGATCAAGTTATTCAGGAGTTGCAG CAGAGAGTAAAGCAACGAGGGAGAAAACGTTCGCAAGATCTCTGGCCCCAGGCTAAGCAGGTCGAACTTACGCGCGGCCGCAGATGGAGGTGTCCGAATGATTTCTTCAACGACGAAATGATTGCCGAGGTTTTATCTTCCCAGGCGGAAGTGATTCGAGGCAGAGCTCTAGG AGTGAACTTCAAAAAGTACGAGAAAACGAATCTACCGAACTACGATCACTTAATGAACTCGAGCGTCTATAAGATGATTCATAAGATGGAGCGAGAACCGAAACGAGGAATTCCAGCTAGACCTGCCAAAGTAAACGCCGCGGAAGACATAATCGAGAGGGTC AAGTCTCCAGCATTGAGCATCGCGGATGATAGGAGCACTCGAAGCGTCAGTCACTGA
- the LOC126928674 gene encoding uncharacterized protein LOC126928674 isoform X1 — protein sequence MAISIKFTKFDNTPWGFRLAGGSDFPQPLTVIRVTEGSLAECMGLKVGDVVVRLNDQPISSLTHGQAHEELMRAGNNFVLGVQREEDSLKAVEALSEENIVPYKIPLADLPPVFPEKILKEETVIERHEEITCEVKPGEEEVKPEVEPLPDKPKDANSEIVPNQNLTDDEIAQLILEEEELLTDKGVLGVNFKKLKPRVTALKQSKVIEELQNIATAEPPLVEQLRRTSVFLQKPQRPIPTPRKKQEEQEETEVESYKVVIKKQKKRSVTDRLLEKGLLKPEDASTPEPPTPEVNTENIEMETKIEGNDSSIVLSIPLDDSLCSQQTLEPIVARSTVSSSPCLELPIEICQSQSSLDIEPETCTNLVSDVTSPVQLSKRREKVALARRAPNKCKLKSFCTRGHYFRRCLFGKKSHGDVKKAIKVKPSFRGRFQESGAVRSSGRSMEQLQQLPRRYSIEKSSKSRIKGRYLETYLKREDNWTRRMIDGLFEKTDSFSSSKLFDRLLSNRRISLRKTRYAEKILVRSGNFVTVRLRSDILRCFKQGYSTVIGNSIKPKSQIDKRLYFKGHYIRRILSRNLVRLINYVKDAACSKDVGRKDRRRSSTTIKTKGRYLETYLFENVLFDLQDLRDRFSARSTVVPSRKKFFARTRYVERILKNHLDALGLIVNYIRCQVVRGISDSSVVIPGCSSLNSRQTDAPVSSMKEDDVLSNLIRSSKDFISAEVFHRGSRRLSRSSRGSISAGSSNISDTFGSYLFNWLPTKLTRESADRTINDKKMIQDNDRDGRRLSFVPTILYEGLTNRIDVDFTRLVAYAFVPCTSIILLYMYK from the exons ATGGCTATCAGcataaaattcacaaaattcGACAACACACCATGGGGATTTCGATTAGCGGGTGGAAGCGATTTCCCACAACCGCTGACTGTGATCAGA GTGACTGAGGGAAGCCTGGCAGAATGTATGGGTTTAAAAGTCGGCGATGTGGTAGTGAGATTAAACGACCAACCCATCAGTAGCTTGACCCACGGTCAGGCACACGAAGAACTAATGCGAGCAGGGAATAATTTTGTTCTGGGTGTACAGAG AGAAGAAGATTCGCTGAAGGCTGTGGAGGCGTTGTCCGAAGAGAACATTGTACCCTATAAGATTCCG CTCGCAGATTTGCCACCTGTTTTCCCAGAGAAAATACTGAAAGAGGAAACTGTGATCGAGCGGCACGAGGAAATAACGTGCGAAGTAAAGCCGGGCGAAGAGGAGGTGAAGCCAGAAGTGGAACCACTGCCGGACAAGCCTAAGGACGCCAACAGCGAGATCGTACCGAATCAGAATCTTACGGACGACGAGATTGCGCAATTGATCCTCGAAGAAGAAGAACTTTTGACCGACAAAGGCGTTTTGGG GGTGAACTTTAAGAAACTCAAGCCCCGCGTCACCGCTCTGAAACAATCGAAGGTGATCGAAGAACTTCAGAATATCGCCACAGCCGAACCACCTTTGGTCGAACAGTTGAGACGTACCTCGGTGTTTCTGCAAAAACCACAAAGACCGATACCAACGCCTCGTAAGAAACAGGAGGAACAAGAAGAGACAGAAGTCGAGTCGTACAAAGTGGTGATAAAGAAGCAGAAAAAGCGGAGCGTGACCGACCGACTGCTAGAGAAGGGTCTGCTGAAACCTGAGGACGCAAGTACTCCGGAACCACCTACTCCCGAGGTAAACACGGAAAATATTGAAATGGAGACGAAAATCGAGGGAAACGATTCGTCGATCGTTTTGTCCATACCGCTCGATGATAGTTTATGCTCGCAACAAACGCTCGAACCAATCGTCGCGCGTTCCACGGTGTCGTCCTCTCCGTGTCTCGAACTTCCAATCGAGATTTGCCAGAGTCAGTCTTCTCTCGATATCGAACCTGAAACTTGTACGAACTTGGTATCGGATGTTACATCCCCGGTACAGTTATCGAAACGCAGAGAGAAGGTAGCGTTAGCACGACGCGCGCCGAACAAGTGCAAGTTGAAGAGCTTCTGTACGAGAGGGCATTACTTCCGAAGGTGTTTGTTCGGGAAGAAAAGCCACGGTGACGTTAAGAAAGCGATTAAAGTAAAGCCTTCGTTCAGGGGACGGTTCCAGGAAAGCGGCGCTGTGCGATCGAGCGGTCGCAGCATGGAGCAGCTTCAACAACTTCCACGTCGCTATAGCATCGAGAAATCTTCGAAATCCAGGATCAAAGGTCGTTACCTCGAGACGTACTTGAAACGAGAGGATAATTGGACGAGGCGAATGATCGACGGATTGTTCGAGAAGACCGATAGCTTTTCCTCCAGCAAATTATTCGATAGGCTGTTATCAAACAGACGAATCTCGTTGAGAAAAACTCGTTACGCGGAGAAAATACTTGTTCGAAGCGGAAATTTTGTCACGGTTCGCCTTCGTTCCGATATTCTGAGATGTTTCAAACAAGGATATTCGACGGTCATCGGAAATTCTATAAAACCCAAGTCACAAATTGACAAACGTTTGTACTTTAAAGGTCATTACATTCGGCGCATTCTTTCGCGCAATCTTGTCCGTTTGATTAACTATGTCAAAGACGCAGCGTGTTCGAAGGATGTTGGCAGGAAAGACAGAAGGAGAAGCTCGACAACGATTAAAACGAAAGGTCGTTATTTAGAGACGTATCTGTTCGAAAACGTACTCTTCGATTTGCAGGATCTTCGCGATCGTTTCTCGGCACGCTCGACCGTTGTCCCGTCGAGGAAGAAATTTTTCGCTCGAACTCGTTACGTCGAACGTATCCTTAAAAACCACTTGGACGCTCTTGGTTTAATCGTAAACTACATTCGCTGCCAGGTTGTCCGAGGTATTTCCGATTCTTCCGTCGTTATTCCAGGCTGCTCGTCCTTGAACTCGCGCCAAACCGACGCGCCTGTGTCGTCCATGAAAGAAGACGACGTCCTCTCCAATTTGATCCGTTCCTCCAAAGACTTTATCTCGGCCGAGGTTTTTCACCGTGGCAGTAGACGACTCTCAAGATCATCCAGAGGTAGCATATCTGCCGGCTCTTCCAACATCTCCGATACTTTCGGAAGCTATCTCTTTAATTGGCTTCCTACGAAGTTGACCAGAGAATCGGCCGATCGAACGATTAACGATAAAAAGATGATTCAGGATAACGATCGTGACGGTCGTAGGCTATCTTTCGTGCCGACTATTCTTTACGAGGGTCTAACGAATCGTATAGACGTGGATTTCACTAGATTAGTGGCATATGCGTTTGTCCCTTGTACCTCGATCATTTTGCTGTACATGTACAAGTAA
- the LOC126928674 gene encoding uncharacterized protein LOC126928674 isoform X2 codes for MGLKVGDVVVRLNDQPISSLTHGQAHEELMRAGNNFVLGVQREEDSLKAVEALSEENIVPYKIPLADLPPVFPEKILKEETVIERHEEITCEVKPGEEEVKPEVEPLPDKPKDANSEIVPNQNLTDDEIAQLILEEEELLTDKGVLGVNFKKLKPRVTALKQSKVIEELQNIATAEPPLVEQLRRTSVFLQKPQRPIPTPRKKQEEQEETEVESYKVVIKKQKKRSVTDRLLEKGLLKPEDASTPEPPTPEVNTENIEMETKIEGNDSSIVLSIPLDDSLCSQQTLEPIVARSTVSSSPCLELPIEICQSQSSLDIEPETCTNLVSDVTSPVQLSKRREKVALARRAPNKCKLKSFCTRGHYFRRCLFGKKSHGDVKKAIKVKPSFRGRFQESGAVRSSGRSMEQLQQLPRRYSIEKSSKSRIKGRYLETYLKREDNWTRRMIDGLFEKTDSFSSSKLFDRLLSNRRISLRKTRYAEKILVRSGNFVTVRLRSDILRCFKQGYSTVIGNSIKPKSQIDKRLYFKGHYIRRILSRNLVRLINYVKDAACSKDVGRKDRRRSSTTIKTKGRYLETYLFENVLFDLQDLRDRFSARSTVVPSRKKFFARTRYVERILKNHLDALGLIVNYIRCQVVRGISDSSVVIPGCSSLNSRQTDAPVSSMKEDDVLSNLIRSSKDFISAEVFHRGSRRLSRSSRGSISAGSSNISDTFGSYLFNWLPTKLTRESADRTINDKKMIQDNDRDGRRLSFVPTILYEGLTNRIDVDFTRLVAYAFVPCTSIILLYMYK; via the exons ATGGGTTTAAAAGTCGGCGATGTGGTAGTGAGATTAAACGACCAACCCATCAGTAGCTTGACCCACGGTCAGGCACACGAAGAACTAATGCGAGCAGGGAATAATTTTGTTCTGGGTGTACAGAG AGAAGAAGATTCGCTGAAGGCTGTGGAGGCGTTGTCCGAAGAGAACATTGTACCCTATAAGATTCCG CTCGCAGATTTGCCACCTGTTTTCCCAGAGAAAATACTGAAAGAGGAAACTGTGATCGAGCGGCACGAGGAAATAACGTGCGAAGTAAAGCCGGGCGAAGAGGAGGTGAAGCCAGAAGTGGAACCACTGCCGGACAAGCCTAAGGACGCCAACAGCGAGATCGTACCGAATCAGAATCTTACGGACGACGAGATTGCGCAATTGATCCTCGAAGAAGAAGAACTTTTGACCGACAAAGGCGTTTTGGG GGTGAACTTTAAGAAACTCAAGCCCCGCGTCACCGCTCTGAAACAATCGAAGGTGATCGAAGAACTTCAGAATATCGCCACAGCCGAACCACCTTTGGTCGAACAGTTGAGACGTACCTCGGTGTTTCTGCAAAAACCACAAAGACCGATACCAACGCCTCGTAAGAAACAGGAGGAACAAGAAGAGACAGAAGTCGAGTCGTACAAAGTGGTGATAAAGAAGCAGAAAAAGCGGAGCGTGACCGACCGACTGCTAGAGAAGGGTCTGCTGAAACCTGAGGACGCAAGTACTCCGGAACCACCTACTCCCGAGGTAAACACGGAAAATATTGAAATGGAGACGAAAATCGAGGGAAACGATTCGTCGATCGTTTTGTCCATACCGCTCGATGATAGTTTATGCTCGCAACAAACGCTCGAACCAATCGTCGCGCGTTCCACGGTGTCGTCCTCTCCGTGTCTCGAACTTCCAATCGAGATTTGCCAGAGTCAGTCTTCTCTCGATATCGAACCTGAAACTTGTACGAACTTGGTATCGGATGTTACATCCCCGGTACAGTTATCGAAACGCAGAGAGAAGGTAGCGTTAGCACGACGCGCGCCGAACAAGTGCAAGTTGAAGAGCTTCTGTACGAGAGGGCATTACTTCCGAAGGTGTTTGTTCGGGAAGAAAAGCCACGGTGACGTTAAGAAAGCGATTAAAGTAAAGCCTTCGTTCAGGGGACGGTTCCAGGAAAGCGGCGCTGTGCGATCGAGCGGTCGCAGCATGGAGCAGCTTCAACAACTTCCACGTCGCTATAGCATCGAGAAATCTTCGAAATCCAGGATCAAAGGTCGTTACCTCGAGACGTACTTGAAACGAGAGGATAATTGGACGAGGCGAATGATCGACGGATTGTTCGAGAAGACCGATAGCTTTTCCTCCAGCAAATTATTCGATAGGCTGTTATCAAACAGACGAATCTCGTTGAGAAAAACTCGTTACGCGGAGAAAATACTTGTTCGAAGCGGAAATTTTGTCACGGTTCGCCTTCGTTCCGATATTCTGAGATGTTTCAAACAAGGATATTCGACGGTCATCGGAAATTCTATAAAACCCAAGTCACAAATTGACAAACGTTTGTACTTTAAAGGTCATTACATTCGGCGCATTCTTTCGCGCAATCTTGTCCGTTTGATTAACTATGTCAAAGACGCAGCGTGTTCGAAGGATGTTGGCAGGAAAGACAGAAGGAGAAGCTCGACAACGATTAAAACGAAAGGTCGTTATTTAGAGACGTATCTGTTCGAAAACGTACTCTTCGATTTGCAGGATCTTCGCGATCGTTTCTCGGCACGCTCGACCGTTGTCCCGTCGAGGAAGAAATTTTTCGCTCGAACTCGTTACGTCGAACGTATCCTTAAAAACCACTTGGACGCTCTTGGTTTAATCGTAAACTACATTCGCTGCCAGGTTGTCCGAGGTATTTCCGATTCTTCCGTCGTTATTCCAGGCTGCTCGTCCTTGAACTCGCGCCAAACCGACGCGCCTGTGTCGTCCATGAAAGAAGACGACGTCCTCTCCAATTTGATCCGTTCCTCCAAAGACTTTATCTCGGCCGAGGTTTTTCACCGTGGCAGTAGACGACTCTCAAGATCATCCAGAGGTAGCATATCTGCCGGCTCTTCCAACATCTCCGATACTTTCGGAAGCTATCTCTTTAATTGGCTTCCTACGAAGTTGACCAGAGAATCGGCCGATCGAACGATTAACGATAAAAAGATGATTCAGGATAACGATCGTGACGGTCGTAGGCTATCTTTCGTGCCGACTATTCTTTACGAGGGTCTAACGAATCGTATAGACGTGGATTTCACTAGATTAGTGGCATATGCGTTTGTCCCTTGTACCTCGATCATTTTGCTGTACATGTACAAGTAA
- the LOC126928699 gene encoding phospholipase A2-like, with product MSRNIMIFTIYTFLLCTTITLALDSDSNSITLKETYITLMEKSIQILINSEQAIHKKIVNIKNYLKALAFDMLPKNENTQKKSTTGDVFNSFKFKIKAIFPGTYWCGDGNVSPNGEDLGFFDNTDACCKTHDLCLENISAGEKREGLLNNGIFTRSSCECDRAFYRCLKEAHNIFATNIGRTYFNVLRPQCFQADYPIVDCKKYTRRRLMNNKCDEYNYNFSLPQIMQWFDNPDF from the exons ATGAGTAGAAATATCATGATTTTTACAAtctatacatttttattatgtaCCACAATCACTTTGGCCCTTGATTCTGATTCTAATTCAATAACATTAAAAGAAACATATATTACTTTAATGGAAAAGTCAATTCAAATACTAATAAACTCTGAACAAGCGATCCATAAGAAAATtgtgaatattaaaaattatttaaaggcACTGGCATTTGATATGCTCCCCAAGAATGAAAATACACAGAAAAAGTCAACAACTGGTGATGTTTTTAACTcatttaaattcaaaattaaggCAATATTTCcag GAACATACTGGTGTGGTGATGGTAATGTATCTCCAAATGGAGAAGATCTTGGATTTTTTGATAATACAGATGCTTGTTGTAAAACTCATGATCTTTGTTTGGAGAATATTTCAGCAGGAGAAAAACGAGAAGGACTTTTAAACAATGGTATATTCACAag ATCATCATGTGAATGTGATAGAGCATTTTATCGATGTCTTAAAGAAGCTCATAACATTTTTGCTACTAATATTGGAAGAACCtattttaatgttttaagaCCCCAATGCTTTCAGGCAGATTATCCTATTGTAGACTGTAAAAAATACACAAG ACGTCGATTGATGAATAACAAATGTGATGAATATAATTACAACTTCTCACTGCCACAAATAATGCAATGGTTTGATAATCCagatttttaa
- the LOC126928679 gene encoding differentially expressed in FDCP 8 homolog isoform X1 — protein MVDIKNNINKSYDSNHESTTRINSSDTVPSTPSSSSDYMTGEADDSSDSKAAIPFSLKSVETVLSLSKATSEEYLKDMIEKCKQMVLESAECSDERKWLVRRLIELRLRVQELRETSEENLLETEVILGHHLVPQKYYITTSGPVYCDHCSGAIWTMLQSWYMCSDCKFCCHWKCLNNICRVCVHVVASEAGGYTYTKDICPEQGLSSQKYRCAECKVRITFTFSKGLSLSCFGSPFKNTESAWIEPRLCDYSGLYYCQRCHWNTAMVIPARVIRNWDMEPRFVSRAAAQLLTLLEERSVLLLEELNPKLFTLVPDLSVVKRMREEMQMMKRYLVLCPEANKQGLPWKIGIRTHMIENSGNYSIKDLVDLNNGVLLEEIRTVYDTMHTHITEQCELCKARGHLCELCGNDEIIYPWNASSITCRQCSAVHHRACWSKQNHCCSRCTRLQKRRALQDKQTLDTDDITENGLNANESLSDTT, from the exons ATGGtagatataaaaaataatataaataaatcataCGACTCTAATCATGAATCAACAACCAGAATTAACAGTTCTGATACTGTGCCATCAACACCTTCTTCGTCATCTGATTATATGACGGGAGAAGCAGATGATAGTTCAGATAGTAAAGCTGCTATACCTTTTAGTTTAAAATCAGTGGAAACTGTACTTTCATTATCTAAG GCTACTTCTGAAGAATATCTTAAAGATATGATAGAAAAGTGTAAGCAAATGGTCTTAGAAAGTGCAGAATGTTCTGATGAACGAAAATGGCTTGTTAGACGATTAATTGAATTACGCTTAAGAGTACAAGAATTAAGAGAGACATCAGAAGAAAATTTGCTTGAAACAGAAGTCATTTTAGGACATCATTTAGTAccacaaaaatattatataactactTCTGGGCCTGTATATTGTGATCATTGCAGTGGAGCTATTTGGACCATGCTTCAATCATGGTATATGTGTAGTG ATTGCAAATTTTGTTGCCATTGGAAATGTCTAAATAATATATGTAGAGTGTGTGTTCATGTAGTTGCTAGTGAAGCTGGTGGTTATACTTACACAAAAGATATTTGTCCTGAACAGGGTTTATCAAGTCAGAAATACAGATGTGCCGAATGCAAAGTTCGAATAACATTTA cTTTCTCAAAAGGACTATCTTTATCTTGTTTTGGCAGTCCATTTAAAAATACAG AATCAGCATGGATTGAACCCCGTCTTTGTGACTATAGTGGATTGTATTATTGCCAAAGATGTCATTGGAATACTGCAATGGTAATTCCTGCAAGAGTGATTAGAAATTGGGACATGGAACCAAGATTTGTTTCCCGTGCCGCTGCACAGCTTTTAACACTTTTAGAAGAACGTTCTGTTCTGTTACTTGAAGAATTAAATCCAAAATTATTTACTTTAGTTCCAGATCTCTCTGTAGTGAAG agGATGCGGGAGGAAATGCAGATGATGAAGCGTTACTTAGTTTTGTGTCCAGAAGCTAATAAACAAGGATTACCATGGAAAATTGGAATACGCACTCATATGATAGAAAACTCGGGAAATTATTCGATTAAAGATCTCGTTGATCTTAATAATGGAGTACTCTTAGAAGAAATTCGTACTGTGTATGACACTATGCACACTCACATCACAGAACAGTGTGAATTATGCAAAGCGAG AGGTCATTTATGCGAATTGTGTGGTAATGATGAAATTATATACCCATGGAATGCAAGTTCTATCACTTGTCGTCAGTGCTCGGCTGTTCATCATCGTGCATGTTGGTCGAAACAAAATCACTGTTGTTCACGATGCACAAGGCTTCAAAAGCGACGTGCTTTGCAAGATAAACAAACTCTGGACACAGATGATATTACAGAAAATGGATTGAATGCGAATGAATCGCTAAGTGATACAACATAA